GGCGTTGATCCTCTGACCCCGGCTGACCGATTTGCCTCACATCTGCCATATGGAACAAGAATTCAGTCGTTTCATACTGCTTTCTTCAATGTCTGCAATCAGGACAATGGGCGCACCTGGTCCACTGAGTGGATCATTGACGACCCCGCGATGTACTACATCAGTCGCTAGAGTTTGACGAAACCGGATTCTGATTAAAAATGATAAATCAGAAACGGCATACTCTCTCAGGGTATGCCGTTTCTTCGTTTCTGCTTATCATGTTTTTTCGCTTCATGATCGTTGTTCTCTTTTCAGGACCTCACGATGTTCGTAAATAAGATCAAAACTCTACTTTCTGAGGGTGGTGTCGCTTTGGGAGTCGGCATGCCGGATGCCTCTGAAATCCTGGCAAAACTTTCTGTCGACACTGGTATCGATTTTTTATGGATCGATCTGGAACATCGTCCCTACAGTGTCAATGAAGTCAAACATCTCCCGGAAATCGCCCGCCGCAAAGGCTGCATGCCGATGATTCGCGTGCCCGGGCTCGACCCAATCTACTTCAAAAAAGCACTCGACATCGGAGCCAACACGATCATGGTTCCGCAGATCAACAATGCCGAAGAAGCGAAACTGGCCGTCCAGTACGCGAAATATCCGCCCGAAGGAACCCGTGGCGTCTCTCCCGACTGGACGATGTTTATGGACTTCTCCTTCGACGACTATCTGCCCCATGCGAATCAGGAAACGGCCATCGTGGCCCAGATTGAATCACCGGAAGGCATTGAAAACATTGAGGAAATCGCCGCCGTCGATGGCATCGATGTTGTCTTCGCCGGCCCAATGGACCTTTCCGCTTCCCTGGGAATCATCGGTCAGACCGAACACCCCGAGCTCCTGAAATTACTGGCCGATTTCCCCAAACGAGTCGCCCGTGCCAATAAACCAGCCGGTATTACCTTTGGAGATCTGGACCGCTGCCGCCAGGCCATCGATGAAGGCTACCGATTCGTCAATATCGGCTCAATCGCCTCTTTGGGAACGATTGGTATCAAAGCAGCCCTGCCGGAATTACGGGAACGAGCCAGAAAATAATTCTTAGTTCCTGACAGACTCCACTGGAACACATAAACACAATTTGATACAATTCATACGCTCAATCGATTTCAGACGACAGCGGGAGAACTATCAAGATGTTGACACTGCTGGGACAAAACCACGCACAAGGTTCATTTTGCGATCATTTATCGCGACGGAACTTTCTCCAGGTTGGTAGCCTGGGACTTTCCGGCTTGACCCTCCCCCGCCTGTTACAAGCCGAATCAAACCCGGCCAATAAAAAACGCCAGAAATCGGTGATCATGATCTATCTGGTCGGAGGCCCTCCGCATCAGGATATGATCGATCTCAAGCCGGAAGCCCCCAAAGAGATTGCCGGTCCGTGGCGACCGATCTCAACCAATGTGCCTGGAATTGAAATCTGTGAAGCCTTCCCCCGCATGGCACAACTCATGGATAAAATGGTTCTGGTACGCTCCATCGTCGGTTCACAAAGCGGCCATGATGCCATTCAGTGTTTCAACGGTCATGACCCCAAAAAGACGAAACCACAGGGAGGCTGGCCGCAATTCGGTTCAACCGTTTCCAAAGTACAAGGCGCGCATGTGGAATCGGCGCCCCCCTTTATCAGCCTCTGCTACCCCTGTACTCACGGCCCTTACAATGAACCGGGACCTGGCTTTCTGGGACTCTCGCACTCGCCTTTCCGTCCGATGGGCCCAACCCGTAACGATATGGTTCTGAACGGCATTTCGCTCGAACGGCTTTCTGATCGCAAACAATTACTACAGAGTATCGATAATTTCAAACGGGAAGCAGACGCATCCGGCATGATGACCGGCCTGGACACCTTCACCGAACAGGCAATGGGCGTGTTGACTTCGTCTCAACTGGCAGAAGCCCTGGACCTTTCTAAAGAAGATCCGGAAACCGTCAAACGCTATGGTACCGGCGATCCCACAAAATTCATCGACAGTAACGGCGCTCCCCGCGTGCCGCAGAGCATGCTGGCGGCTCGTCGCTTGATCGAAGCTGGTGCCCGCGTCGTGACTTTGAACTACAGCAAATGGGACTGGCATGGCGGCCCCAACAACTCCATCTTCAAACGCGAAGCAGAAGATTTCCCGATCTTCGACCAATGCGTCAGCGCGCTTCTGGAAGACCTGCATCAACGTGGTCTCGATCAAGACTGTACCGTCGCCATCTGGGGCGAATTCGGGCGAACTCCCAAAATCAGTGCCCGGGTCGGCCGCGATCACTGGCCCCGCGTCAACTCGGCCATCCTCTTCGGCGGTGGCATGAAAACCGGTCAGGTGATTGGCGCCACCGATCGCCTGGGAGGCGAAGCCGTCGATCGTCCCGTCACATTCCCCGAACTGTTTTCCACGCTGTATCATAATCTGGGGATCAATACAGAGCATACTACGATCGAAGACTTCAGCGGCCGTCCGCAATATCTGGTAGAAGAACACGCCAAACCATTGTCAGAATTGATCTAAGCCTCCCTCCAGCGAATTCGGCTCTCTTTTTCAGCTTAGCCGATTAAAACTTGAATCGCTTCAACTGAAAGCGTTAAAATAGCTTATGGCAATATTGAAAGATATTGTTCCCCCCATTTTGAAATGACACGTAGTACTGAATATGCTGTCATAAGAAGCTTCGGCTGAATCACGACCTGTATTCTGAAAAAGAAACCTCCGCGCATGAAGCAATTTCTCCGCACGAGCTCTGTTATCCTACTGATGGCCATCTGCGTAAGCATTTCGACTTCGGCTGAAGAAACGAAATCAAAAGTAGACGCCGCTCCGCAATTTGCACCGGATCAATTGGAGTTCTTCGAAAAGTCGATTCGCCCTCTGCTCGCCGAACATTGTTACAAGTGCCATAGCGGCCAGGCCAAACGGCTCGAAGGGGGACTGCGACTCGATGCACGCTCCCTGATCATGAAAGGCGGCGATTCAGGCCCTTCTGTAGACACGAAAAAACCACACGACAGCCTGCTACTGGAAGCCGTTCGTTATGAATCATTCGAGATGCCTCCCGACACACGTCTCAAAAAAGAAGAGATCGATCTCCTAACACGCTGGGTCGAAATGGGACTCCCCTGGCCCGACGAAAAACCACCCGCCGAGAGAGAAGCTGCTGAAACGTTTGATCTCAAACACCGGCGTGAAACGCACTGGGTCTGGCAACCACTGAAAAACGTGACACCACCGACAGTCAAGAACAAGAACTGGTCGGCACATCCCGTGGATCAGTTTATTCTGGCGAAGCTCGAAGCCAACAAGTTACAGCCTGCACAACACGCCGACAAGCGGACCATCATCCGACGGCTCTACTTCGACCTGATCGGCCTCCCGCCGACCCCCGCACAGATTCATTCCTACCTGAATGATCCATCGCCCAACGCCACTGAGAAGGTCGTCGATCAGCTTCTGGCGTCTCCTCAATTTGGCGAACGCTGGGGACGCCACTGGCTGGATCTGATGCGGTATGCCGAATCACGAGGACATGAGTTCGATAACGATGCCCCCAACGCATTTCAGTATCGCGATTATGTCATCCGAGCCTTGAATGCCGACCTGCCATACGATCAGTTCGTCACCGAACACATCGCCGGTGATTTGCTAAAACAGCCGCGATTGCATCCAGAAAAACAGTTCAATGAATCGGTCCTCGCAACCGCCTTCTGGTATCTGGGGGAATGGGTTCACTCTCCCGTTGATATCCGCAAAGACGAAACCGACCGCTTTGATAATGCAATCGACGTCATGACTAAATCGTTCCTGGGTATGACCGTTTCCTGTGCTCGCTGTCACGATCATAAGTTCGACGCCATTTCAACCAAAGATTATTACGCCTTATACGGCTACCTGCAAAGTAGCAACTACCATCAGGTTCGATTTGAGTCGATGCCTCACAATCAGAACATCGCACAGCAGGCCGAACAGCTGCACCAGCGTGAGCAAAGCCGCCTCAAA
This window of the Gimesia fumaroli genome carries:
- a CDS encoding HpcH/HpaI aldolase family protein, whose amino-acid sequence is MFVNKIKTLLSEGGVALGVGMPDASEILAKLSVDTGIDFLWIDLEHRPYSVNEVKHLPEIARRKGCMPMIRVPGLDPIYFKKALDIGANTIMVPQINNAEEAKLAVQYAKYPPEGTRGVSPDWTMFMDFSFDDYLPHANQETAIVAQIESPEGIENIEEIAAVDGIDVVFAGPMDLSASLGIIGQTEHPELLKLLADFPKRVARANKPAGITFGDLDRCRQAIDEGYRFVNIGSIASLGTIGIKAALPELRERARK
- a CDS encoding DUF1501 domain-containing protein; the protein is MLTLLGQNHAQGSFCDHLSRRNFLQVGSLGLSGLTLPRLLQAESNPANKKRQKSVIMIYLVGGPPHQDMIDLKPEAPKEIAGPWRPISTNVPGIEICEAFPRMAQLMDKMVLVRSIVGSQSGHDAIQCFNGHDPKKTKPQGGWPQFGSTVSKVQGAHVESAPPFISLCYPCTHGPYNEPGPGFLGLSHSPFRPMGPTRNDMVLNGISLERLSDRKQLLQSIDNFKREADASGMMTGLDTFTEQAMGVLTSSQLAEALDLSKEDPETVKRYGTGDPTKFIDSNGAPRVPQSMLAARRLIEAGARVVTLNYSKWDWHGGPNNSIFKREAEDFPIFDQCVSALLEDLHQRGLDQDCTVAIWGEFGRTPKISARVGRDHWPRVNSAILFGGGMKTGQVIGATDRLGGEAVDRPVTFPELFSTLYHNLGINTEHTTIEDFSGRPQYLVEEHAKPLSELI